The following coding sequences lie in one Dunckerocampus dactyliophorus isolate RoL2022-P2 chromosome 4, RoL_Ddac_1.1, whole genome shotgun sequence genomic window:
- the atxn2 gene encoding ataxin-2 isoform X10, with translation MLHKIRCIYGLLEESDGVLDVFYRRTWCKRGHTRKIRGRHSAKGPAAVIFNGVYANMRMVHVLTSVVGTRCELKVKNGAVYEGVFKTYGPECDLVLDAAHRRSPEPSVGPRKEDIVESIVFKASDVVVVSFKDVDLNFARKDNFTDSAVSGRINGEHKEKDLEPWDGGETHNSDSLESLDTDVSNGWDPNDMFKYNEEKYGVLSTYDSSLSTYTVPLERDNSEEFLKREARAAQLAEEIEASSTYKARVALENDERSEEEKFTAVVRGEREMHTLSRENKYIPPGQRNREAMSWGPGRQNSPRLTPNSAGPSAPRAGLHDYNQSTGADQRVVNGGSSHWPSPCPSPSSRPLPRYQPGPSSLPPRAATPTRPPSRPPSRPSRPLSHSSHPSHPSSSSPFPHHGPSSPASSLPKRMSSEGPPRMSPKSQRTPRAHRVPTSRTTGMPPGVDLMSHNSPGDLPVTPSNRGNSSGGTWSSVVSGAHRPRSPRQNSMGGASPSSASPQTGAAPMDTFATSTSASSPTAASPAPNMVAGDVKECRVQETRQTSPKDNMKDSSSSVNRPMCKGPPSLAPDHRKQIDNLKKFSEDFRLQSSSNPDPAFDHMITKPSRDITDKPTDAPLDKASAVGPEDHGVPTPSAGAINTSKPGSPAALSPSPTGLDQKRAGLDVTSQGVQTTATSTFGGPKHEEKEDKKEAVQDQVRKSTLNPNANEFKPRFNTQPKPANTPTPPRPQGQPSPSILVQQPPTVYGQTVCFPQMYPLTPVSPGVQKSIIWKSPAMYQVQMPHMPVNQSKPYRPGKVPNMSQQRSDQHHPPGTPTIMHPATAAGPPIITQSPAYSAQYFTCSPQQFPSQPLVQQMPHYQSQAQHVFSPVMQGSARMMAPHTHGQPSLVSSSTTQYPEQTHTMYVSPGPMPQQYPHPSATLHPHPQHPQPSATPTGQGQQGGPPQHGGPPSHPAASPVQHPQHPQAAAAAAAAAQALHLANQPQQQMYSALAPTPPSMTPGPNPQSPQASFPSAQQTVYIHPQQVQHGYNPNHMAHVQQAHMQSGMVPSHHPGPTHPPMMLMATQGPPGGPQAPMAQTALNHIPVSSTTHFSYLAHPQVQPHHQQQL, from the exons ATGTTACACAAAATAAGATGCATTTATGGACTGCTGGAGGAATCAGATGGGGTCTTGGACGTATTCTACAGAAGAACATGGTGTAAAAGAGGACATACTCGAAAGATAAG ggGAAGACACAGTGCTAAAGGTCCTGCTGCG GTTATTTTCAATGGAGTTTATGCAAACATGAGGATGGTCCATGTCTTGACTTCAGTTGTG GGCACCAGGTGTGAACTGAAGGTGAAAAATGGAGCGGTCTACGAAGGAGTGTTCAAGACTTATGGTCCAGAG tgCGACCTGGTGTTGGATGCAGCCCATAGAAGGAGCCCAGAGCCGAGCGTGGGCCCCAGAAAAGAGGACATAGTAGAGAGCATTGTCTTTAAGGCATCCGACGTCGTCGTGGTGTCCTTCAAAGACGTCGACCTTAACTTTGCCAGGAAAG ATAACTTCACAGACTCCGCAGTGAGCGGCAGGATCAATGGCGAGCACAAAGAGAAAGATCTAGAGCCCTGGGACGGTGGAGAGACCCACAACTCTGACAGCCTCGAGTCTCTGGATACTGATGTG TCAAACGGGTGGGACCCCAATGACATGTTCAAGTACAATGAAGAGAAGTACGGTGTCTTATCTACCTATGACAGCAGCCTGTCCACATATAC TGTCCCACTAGAGCGTGACAATTCAGAGGAGTTCCTGAAAAGGGAAGCTCGAGCCGCCCAGCTGGCCGAGGAGATAGAAGCCAGCTCCACGTACAAGGCCCGCGTGGCCCTGGAAAATGACGAGCGCTCTGAGGAGGAGAAGTTTACCGCAGTGGTGCGAGGGGAAAGAGAGATGCACACATTGAGCAG GGAGAACAAGTACATTCCCCCGGGGCAGAGAAACAGGGAGGCCATGTCATGGGGGCCTGGACGGCAGAATTCGCCACGCCTGACTCCAAACTCAGCCGGACCTTCAGCTCCTCGTGCGGGACTGCATGACTATAATCAGAGCACAGGGGCTGACCAGAGGGTGGTGAATGGAG GTTCATCCCATTGGCCCTCACCCTGTCCATCTCCTTCCTCCCGCCCTCTCCCTCGTTACCAGCCCGGCCCTTCCTCCCTGCCTCCTCGGGCGGCCACGCCCACCAGGCCACCCTCCAGACCCCCCTCTCGACCTTCCAGGCCTCTCTCTCATTCATCCCACCCCTCCCATCCCTCTTCCTCATCTCCCTTTCCCCACCACGGGCCGTCGTCGCCGGCCTCCTCTCTGCCCAAACGCATGTCTTCAGAAG GTCCACCAAGGATGTCCCCAAAATCCCAGCGGACGCCCCGTGCTCACAGAGTGCCGACCAGCAGGACCACAGGAATGCCACCAGGAGTGGATCTGATGTCCCACAATTCTCCGGGAGATCTTCCAGTGACTCCGTCCAACAGAGGGAACTCTTCAGGAGGAACCTGGTCTTCTGTAGTTAGTGGAG CACACAGACCGCGCTCCCCTCGTCAGAACAGCATGGGCGGAGCCTCCCCTTCCTCTGCATCCCCACAGACAGGTGCAGCTCCCATGGACACTTTTGCCACGTCGACGTCCGCTTCCTCCCCGACTGCTGCAAGCCCCGCCCCCAATATGGTCGCCGGAGATG TAAAAGAGTGTCGCGTCCAGGAGACGAGGCAGACATCCCCCAAAGACAACATGAAGGACAGTTCATCCAGTGTCAACAGACCTATGTGTAAAG GTCCTCCCTCCTTGGCCCCTGACCACAGAAAACAAATAGACAATTTAAAGAAATTTAGCGAAGATTTTAGG TTGCAATCTAGTTCCAACCCAGACCCTGCCTTTGACCACATGATCACCAAACCTTCAAGAGATATCACAGACAAGCCTACTGATGCCCCCTTGGACAAAGCCTCTGCAGTGGGGCCAGAAGACCATGGGGTCCCCACCCCGTCCGCCGGCGCCATCAACACGAGTAAGCCCGGCAGCCCCGCCGCGCTGTCCCCGTCTCCGACAGGCCTGGACCAGAAGCGGGCAGGTCTGGATGTGACGTCACAGGGGGTTCAGACAACGGCCACGTCCACTTTTGGTGGGCCCAAGCATGAAGAGAAGGAGGACAAGAAGGAGGCGGTGCAAGA TCAAGTGAGAAAGTCCACCTTAAACCCTAACGCTAACGAGTTCAAGCCAAGGTTTAACACACAG CCTAAACCAGCCAATACCCCGACACCACCCCGGCCCCAGGGCCAGCCCAGCCCTTCCATTCTGGTCCAGCAGCCCCCCACCGTCTACGGTCAGACGGTGTGCTTCCCCCAGATGTATCCACTCACACCAGTTAGTCCCGGCGTGCAG AAAAGCATAATATGGAag TCTCCAGCGATGTACCAGGTCCAGATGCCTCATATGCCTGTCAACCAGTCCAAACCATACAGACCAGGTAAAG TGCCCAACATGAGCCAGCAGAGGTCAGACCAGCATCACCCGCCGGGCACGCCCACCATCATGCACCCTGCGACGGCAGCAGGGCCGCCAATCATCACACAGAGCCCGGCCTACTCTGCCCAGTACTTCACCTGCAGCCCGCAGCAGTTCCCCAGTCAGCCACTGGTCCAGCAGATGCCCCATTACCAGTCACAG GCGCAGCATGTGTTCAGTCCTGTAATGCAAGGCAGCGCCCGCATGATGGCGCCGCACACACACGGCCAGCCCAGCCTGGTGTCCTCCTCAACCACACAGTACCCAGAGCAGACACACACCATGTATG TGTCTCCTGGTCCGATGCCCCAGCAGTATCCCCACCCCAGCGCCACCTTGCACCCTCACCCCCAGCACCCTCAGCCCTCTGCCACGCCCACAGGCCAAGGTCAGCAAGGTGGGCCTCCTCAGCATGGAGGTCCCCCCAGCCACCCTGCCGCCAGCCCAGTCCAGCACCCACAGCACCCTCAAGCGGCAGCAG CAGCCGCTGCCGCCGCCCAAGCCCTCCACCTGGCCAACCAGCCTCAGCAGCAGATGTACTCGGCTTTGGCCCCCACGCCCCCCTCCATGACCCCAGGTCCCAACCCCCAGTCCCCACAGGCGTCCTTCCCCTCTGCCCAGCAAACGGTGTACATCCACCCCCAGCAGGTGCAGCACGGCTACAACCCCAACCACATGGCTCACGTGCAGCAG GCTCACATGCAGTCTGGTATGGTGCCATCGCACCACCCGGGGCCCACCCACCCCCCAATGATGCTGATGGCCACCCAGGGCCCACCGGGAGGCCCCCAGGCCCCCATGGCTCAGACGGCCCTCAACCACATCCCTGTCTCTTCCACCACACATTTCTCCTACCTGGCACATCCACAAG TGCAGCCTCATCACCAGCAGCAGCTGTAG